The DNA sequence CGGTAATCGGTAATCGGTGATCGGTAATCAGAAACCGATCGATGACACAGAGTACCGGTTACGGATTACTGATCCCTGGTTTCAAGTAATACCCCCACAGGGCCGCCACCTCGCGCAGCATGTACCAAGGCAGGCTTTTGAGCAGTTCGCGCTGTGTGGCCGGGACGGTGTAGACTTCCTGCCCCGCTCGCGCGTAGGCCATCTTGATGCGCGGCAGGTGGTAGAAGTGGCTCACCACGAGCACCTGGATGCCCTTACTCTGGCCGAAGATCGCCATGGTATTGTTGACTGTCCGTTGCGTGTCGAGGCCTTGTTCGTCGAGGGCGATGGCGCTTTGCGGCACGCCCAGTTGCATGGCCAATCGCCGCATGCCTTCGGTCTCGTGGACCTCGCCCATGCCAGGCCCGCCGGAGAAGATCAGCGTCTTGACGTACCCGTCGTGATAGAGCTTGCACGCGGCCGTCACGCGGTCGGCCAGGGCGTTGGTGCACTTGCCGCTGGGATAAACGCCCGCGCCGAAGACTACGGCGACGTCCGCCTTTCGACGGTAGTCGCTGTTGCCGAAGAAC is a window from the Planctomycetaceae bacterium genome containing:
- a CDS encoding YdcF family protein, giving the protein MEQNALPPCRNPRWRTIAQVLAFWLGIFTLINLAGELIYNRFGVNIWWIDLQQIGSGAAAAILAPAAAALIVWSLFPRMGRWRGFVTIALTMLVLAAAAINAATFYVLLWQGALHTPVPAPFSLVVATGLGFIVCAQARPTYKKYRARRWFLSAAVTAALAMALPLAQMAFFGNSDYRRKADVAVVFGAGVYPSGKCTNALADRVTAACKLYHDGYVKTLIFSGGPGMGEVHETEGMRRLAMQLGVPQSAIALDEQGLDTQRTVNNTMAIFGQSKGIQVLVVSHFYHLPRIKMAYARAGQEVYTVPATQRELLKSLPWYMLREVAALWGYYLKPGISNP